Part of the uncultured Desulfobacter sp. genome, CACAAGCCCCCCTAAATTTTTCTGTTCTTCAATGACCTGTCGCCACCGTTTGAGGGTGAATATTTTTTCAATGAAATTTTCTTTTAACTGGGGGTCGTTAAGCCGTCCTGCCTCTTCCACAGGAATCCTGGGAAAATGTTCACAAAAGGCTTTTGCAAACATCCCTGTGCCGTTTTTGCGGACTTTCCCGTCATCGCCATAGACCCTGATCCGGTAAAGCCCCGAGGAGGGGGATTTGCTTTTAAATATGAAACCGCAGAGATTTTCCTTTTCAAGGGCGGCCAATTTTCCGGGAATCCAGTCCGTCATCATTTGGGTTTTATCTTCCTGGGTATTCCGGGTTACCAGGCGCGGGGCAGCCGGATCACCCACCAGGCGGACCGATTCCCTGGGAATGGGCATACCGCACTCCACTTCGGGGCAAACGGATACATACTCAACAAAAAGCGACAGGGTCTGGGTCAAATAGCGGTCATGGCTGTGATTTCCGTCATAGCCGACCTTTTCACCCAGAAGACAGGTGGAAGCCCCGATCTTGATTTTTGGGATATCGATTTGGGTATTGTCCACCTTGGTTTTTTCGATGTTGGTTTTGCCGGTCATGTTCCCTCCCGTGGGGTGTTGCAATAAATTGACAGAATCCCTTTAACTATATAGATTTTACAGCATATATCAAATCGCATATTTTATTTAAGGAGTTGTATGGCACCTTTATCCGAATCCCAACCGACCCCATTGACTGACAAACCTGTCCTGGTCACCGGCGCCACAGGCTATGTGGCAGGGCGCCTTATTCCCTTGCTGCTGGCATCCGGCCGCAGGGTCCGGGCCATGGGCAGATCCCTTGAAAAAATGGGGGCAAGACCCTGGGCCAGGGATCCAAATGTCCAGCTGATCCGGGGCGATATCCAGGATACGGCCTCCCTTGAACGGGCCGTTGAGGGCTGCGGCACCATTTACTACCTGGTCCATTCCATGATCTCCAGAAAAAAAGAGTACCGGGATGCCGACCGCATCGGCGCCCAGAATATGGTCCGGGCCGCAGCCGCCCGAAAGGCGGACCATATGATCTATCTGGGCGGCCTGGGCGAGATGGATCACCCCAACATCAGCCGCCATCTGGTCTCCAGAAATGAGGTGGGAAATATTCTGATGAGCGGCCAAGTTCCTGCAACCGTGCTCCGGGCAGCCATGATTCTGGGGTCGGGCTCCGCAAGCTTTGAAATCCTGCGCTACCTTGCCGAGCGTCTGCCGATCATGATTACCCCCCGGTGGGTGCATATGCCCACCCAGCCCATTGCCATATCCAATGTCCTGGGCTACCTTATGGGGTGTTTGAACGTCCCTGAAGTCAGAAATCAGACCTTTGATATCGGCGGACCGGATATTGTGTCATACAAGGATCTGTTTTCCATATTTGCCCGGACCGCCGGAGTGCCCATTCCCCTGATGATACCAGTGCCGGTGCTTACCCCTAAACTGTCGGCCCTGTGGATTCACCTGGTGACCCCGGTGCCCTCGGCCATTGCACTTC contains:
- a CDS encoding DUF523 and DUF1722 domain-containing protein, translating into MTGKTNIEKTKVDNTQIDIPKIKIGASTCLLGEKVGYDGNHSHDRYLTQTLSLFVEYVSVCPEVECGMPIPRESVRLVGDPAAPRLVTRNTQEDKTQMMTDWIPGKLAALEKENLCGFIFKSKSPSSGLYRIRVYGDDGKVRKNGTGMFAKAFCEHFPRIPVEEAGRLNDPQLKENFIEKIFTLKRWRQVIEEQKNLGGLVAFHTQNKLLILSHSQAHYRQMGKLVATGKETIQKEGAQALFDQYERLLLKALDLKTTIKKNINVLMHILGYFKKNLSVDEKQEMLSLFDQYRQGYVPLVVPLTMVNHYVRKYDQPWLKGQTYLNPHPFELKLRNYF
- a CDS encoding SDR family oxidoreductase; amino-acid sequence: MAPLSESQPTPLTDKPVLVTGATGYVAGRLIPLLLASGRRVRAMGRSLEKMGARPWARDPNVQLIRGDIQDTASLERAVEGCGTIYYLVHSMISRKKEYRDADRIGAQNMVRAAAARKADHMIYLGGLGEMDHPNISRHLVSRNEVGNILMSGQVPATVLRAAMILGSGSASFEILRYLAERLPIMITPRWVHMPTQPIAISNVLGYLMGCLNVPEVRNQTFDIGGPDIVSYKDLFSIFARTAGVPIPLMIPVPVLTPKLSALWIHLVTPVPSAIALPLTQGLSLPTICQDDRIKKIIPQELITCEQAIERALDRISQEQVDTCWADAGELKYPEWAHCGDSGYSGGTLLKCGYKATAAATPEDIWPCIQAIGGKTGYYAADLLWEIRGVIDSLSGGVGLNRGRRSTKELRVGDALDFWRVLDCEPPERLLLVAEMKMPGQALLEITLTRVSETECEITLLSRFLPTGIFGIVYWYGLYPSHQYVFSAMLKGIIKSAGVKLSTKPWRFTPKIS